The sequence GTAAAATTACATATTGCTCTTTTCCCAAAACATCTTCAAGTGCGGTCCTTTCTGTTGCCACATAATTCTTGAGTTTTCCAATATCAACATCATCAAACAAAGGGCGCCGGTACTTCGCCGATTTTAGCAAATAATACCCAAGCAGTGAAAATGGATTTAAAGGAAAAAGGGCCGGAACTCCCGATTCAGCATCGATCCAAACCCAGGTATTATTTTCATCGAGCAGAAAATTATTTAGTGCTATCGGATTTCCTTTACCGGCTTGCCATACCAGTCCCTCAAAACCCGACTCATTTAACTTTTTCTGGAGGGGTTTCATAACCATACGTGTAAGATCTTTCAACTCCCAGTCGGTTTTTGCCGAAAAGGGCTGATGCAATTTTACCGGTCTTCCTGAAATAAATTCGGTTTGTAATTCGTAGGCATTTTTACTCTCATTCCATCCTGTTCCGTACGATTGTGCAATTTTCACTTTCGAACCAAACCAATACAAAAGAAGTGAAGCCAAAATTTCGCGACGGTAATGCGCGCTTTTTACGGCATTATTGTTCCACCCGTATGAATTAGGAGCTCCTGTAAAAAGATAATTTACAGTGTCAGTCAAGTCGTCGGCACCGGAAAAAACTTTAACCGCCAGTTGCCTGCCATCGACAAACTCCCGAAAAACCTCCCCCGAACGGCCTTGCCCGATTTTATCTATCCTTATATCTTTTAATTTAGCCACCATTTGTAAGCTACACTAAAGTACAAAATTATATACAACAGTTGTACAAAATAATCGCCACCTGCCAACAACGTTCCTGGCAAAACAGACTTACAAACTATAAGTAATGAAATACAATTCTTTTAAGCGAGAACCTTCTCTTTTGAATTGTACGGGTCGAGAAATACCAATAGTAACACAGATACAAAAATGGCTTCCCATAACTCCCAAATCCGACGTTCAGGAATGAGCAACACAATGCCCGTACATAATAATATAACAATTGAATACCTGATTTTAGGAACCGGAATTCCCCATAAATCAATCAGCCGTGTTAAGAACGGCCACTTTTTATAAAGCAGCAAAGTTAGAACAAAATAGGTTCCGAAAACGACTACCAGACCTGTTGAAAAGATAAGTTTATTCAGGTTTACGCCACCCACCTCAAGGTTATGCAAGTTAGTCTCGCCTTGAAAATTATGCTGCGAAAAGAACTCCCCGGTTTGTATCGAGAATATACGTTGCCCCCACGAGATCTCCTCACCAAAACCAAAAAAGGTACCTACAATAATTATTACACTAAGCGCCACCCAGTATTTGTTACGCGATTTGTATTGCTTTACCAACCGAATGGCAAACAAGACCGAAATCAATAACAACACCAAAGCTGTAAGATTTTCCAACGGACCGTCTTCGGCAACCATCGTGTGGCAAAAATCATAATTAAAATAGAAACTTGCTGCAGAATATAACGATGCAGCAATAATTACATAGGCTATAATTGATAATACTTTCTTCATTGTTTAAAATTTCAGGAATATCCCTAAAAACCGAGCTGTCGGAGAAATAAATAACAACGTGCAAATCTAATAATATTCGCTAAGAAATTAGCAATTCCAATTAGGCGCATTTCGTTATTAACAAAGTATAACAATTGATTGCCCTTCTTTACTGATGTTATTATTATGGCTTCACCTAACAATTTCAAACATGCTTTTCATTTGAAATTTTATCTTTGCAGTGAATAATTTTAATTGAGACACTGAGGCTGCAATGTGGAAATTCCACTTCTGTCTTCCGCCTCCCGTCTTCCAACTATCATTGACATGAAACTCTGGGATAAAGGTACACCTGTTAATAAAGCAATTGAAGAATTTACCGTGGGCAAAGACCGCGAGCTTGATCTGTTTTTGGCAACTCACGACATTTTGGGTTCGATGGCGCACGTCACCATGCTCGAATCGGTTGGACTAATTGAGAAAGATGAACTTCCAACACTTTTGGCCGAATTAAAAAACCTTTATGCTGTTGCCGAAAATGGCGATTTCACTATTGACGAAGGTGTAGAAGATGTACACTCCCAGGTTGAATTTTTGTTGACAGAGAAACTTGGCGACCTCGGGAAAAAAATTCACAGCGGACGTTCGCGCAATGACCAGGTTTTACTCGACCTAAAACTATTTACCCGCGACGCCATTAAAGAAATTGCAGAAACAACTTCCAGTCTCATCGATATTTTACTCAAACGCGCCGAAGAAACGAAAGATATTTTAATGCCGGGCTACACCCACCTGCAGGTTGCAATGCCTTCGTCGTTCGGATTGTGGTTTAGTGCATATGCCGAAAGCCTGTCTGATGATTTGGAGTTGCTTTTATCGGCTTTCAACATTACCAACCAGAATCCACTTGGATCGGCAGCCGGCTATGGTTCTTCCTTCCCGCTAAACCGTCAAATGACGACGGATCTGCTGGGCTTTAATAACATGAACTACAACGTTGTTTATGCCCAAATGGGACGAGGAAAAGTTGAAAAGATTGTTTCGTTTGCAATTGCAAATATTGCAGGAACACTTTCTAAACTGGCCTACGATGTTTGTTTGTTCATGAGCCAGAATTTCAATTTTGTAAGCCTTCCCACTGAGTTTACAACAGGCTCGAGCATAATGCCGCACAAAAAGAATCCCGATGTTTTTGAGCTTACCCGCGCGCGCTGTAATAAATTACAAGGTGTTCCTTCGCAAATTGGGATGATTATAAACAACTTACCCAGCGGTTATTTTCGCGACCTTCAGATGGTGAAAGAAATTTTTCTTCCATCGTTTAAAGAAATGAACGACTGTCTGAACATTGTTAGTTTAGCCATTGATAAAATGTCGGTAAACACCGAAATATTAAACGACGACAAATACAACTATCTTTTCAGCGTTGAAGAGGTAAACAAACTCGTATTGCAGGGAATCCCTTTCAGAGAGGCATACAAACAGGTTGGAGCCCAGATAGAAAATGGAAACTTTGCACCTGAAAAATCCGTAAAACATAGCCACGAAGGGAGTATCGGAAATTTATGTTTGGACAGTATTTCAAATAAAAAAGAAGAGATCATTAAAAGGTTTCTATTTAACAAAATAGAAGAGGCAAGAAAAGACTTGCTTAAATAGGACTTCAAGCCACTGAAAATGTGACAAATGTCACTATTTTGGAAAACACATAGAAAGTCTTTTAATTTTTTATGATTTTTCTCAAGGTTAATTGTATGTTATTAAACACAATTTACACCATTTAAGATTGCGAATACACACCTCTTTGTTTATTTTTGATTTCACTTCGTAAGTAAAAACGGGAATTTCACTTACAGTTTTGCAGTAATTCGGTATTGACAGCGCCAATTGCTGCGCTAGTGCGAATTTTAAAGAGAAAGGAAATAATGATGCAGACAAAAGAACCTGTAGCAAAGGGATTGTACCGCCCCGAATTTGAACATGGGAGTTGTGGTATCGGGTTTGTAGCAAACCTAAAGGGCAGAAAGAAACACAGCGTGATTTCTGATGCCTTATCGATGCTGGCTCGCATGGAACATCGCGGAGGTACAGGGTTTGATATTAAGAGTGGTGATGGTGCAGGAATATTACTACAAATTCCACACGAACTTTTCATGGAAGAATGTCCGAAACAGGACATTAAATTACCTCAGTTTGGAGAGTATGGCGTTGCCATGATTTTCTTCCCAAAAGAGGACAGAAAGCGTTCAGAGTGTAAAGATATTATTGGTAGAAACCTGAAGAAATTTGGTCTACCCTATTTAGGCTATCGTAAAGTACCGGTAGACAATTCGGATCTTGGCCGCGATTCTTTAGCATCAGAACCATATGTACAACAATTGTTTATTGGAAAACCTGATGGTATGTCGGGTGAAGAGTTTGAACGTAAACTTTTCGTTTTCAGAAAATACACTGAAAAACTGGCACGCGAGTCGGTTGCCGGATTGGGTTATAATGGCATGAACATTATTTCATGCTCGTACAAAACCATAATTTATAAAGGTCAACTTACAACAGAACAGGTTTCGTTATATTTCAAAGATCTTACCAATCCTTTAGCAGTAAGTGCATTATCACTTGTTCACTCGCGTTTTTCTACCAACACTTTCCCATCGTGGAAATTATCACAACCTTTCCGGTACATTGCGCACAACGGCGAAATCAACACCAATAAAGGGAACATCAACTGGATGCGTGCCCGCGAAGTACTTCTTGAGTGCTCGGCATTTACACAGGAAGAGCTTGAAATGATCTTCCCAATCTGTGACATCAGGGATTCCGACAGTGCCAACCTCGATATGGCCATCGAAATGCTGGTATTAAGCGGAAGATCGTTACCACATGTAATGATGATGCTTATTCCTGAAGCATGGCAAAATAATCCTGACATGGATCCGAAGAAAAAAGAGTTCTACGAATTCTATTCGGCCATGATGGAGCCTTGGGATGGCCCGGCATCGGTATGTTTTACTGATGGTGTTCTTGTTGGTGCAACACTCGACCGAAATGGTCTGCGCCCATCGCGTTATTGCCTTACTGACGATGATACCTTGATAATGGCATCAGAAACCGGTGCTATTGACGTACCGCACGAAAAGGTTAAAATTCGTGGTCGTCTGCAACCTGGAAAAATGTTTGTTGCCGATTTGGAACAAGGCCGTATTATTTCTGACGAAGAAGTTAAAGCAGATATTTGCTCAAGCCAACCTTATGGCGATTGGGTAAAAAACAATATGACTTACCTGGATGAACTTCCGTTTATTCCGGATCTTGAATTGAAAGAGCCGGATAAGAAAACGCTGTTTAAGAGACAAAAAGCGTTCGGATTCACACACGAAGATATTGAGGTAATTCTGAAACCTATGGCGAAAAATGGTGGCGAAGCGCTTGGCTCAATGGGAGCTGACAATCCGCTGGCCGTTCTTTCCGACCGCCCGGTGCATTTGGCCCATTACTTTAAGCAGTTATTTGCACAGGTAACCAATCCACCGATCGACCCGATCAGGGAACGCATTGTAATGGACCTGAGAACTTATGTGGGTGGTTTTAAAAATATTCTTACAGAATCGGCTGAGCATTGCCGACGCATTGCCATTCACCAGCCTGTTTTAACCAACGAACAGTTGATTAAACTGGCCTACGTAGATCACACGCATTTCCAAACCAAAAAAATCAGTATTGTTTTCCATGCCGACGAAAAAGAAGGTACGCTGGAAACCAAACTGGAACGTTTGTGTCAATACGTTGAAGATGCCATTGATGAAGCATATTCAATCATCTTATTGTCCGACTTTGCAATTAGTACCGACCACGCACCAATTCCATCGCTACTGGCAGCATCAGCTGTTCACCATCACCTCATCCGTGTTGGGAAACGTGGTAAAGCAGATATTATCATGGAAGCAGGTGACGTACGCGAAGTACATCATTTTGCAACCTTGTTGGGTTACGGTGTTTCTGCTGTAAATCCTTACATGGCTATTGATACGATTAAGAACCTGGTAGAAGAAGGTGCACTTGGAGATACTTCGAAAGAAGATGCAATCAAAAACTATGTAAAAGCTATTGGTGGCGGTCTGTTGAAAGTATTCTCTAAAATGGGTATTTCAACCTTAGCTTCGTACCAGGGAGCACAGATTTTTGAAGCAGTTGGTTTGAAGCAAGAAGTGGTTGACAAATACTTTACCGGTACCATCAGCCGCGTTGAAGGCTTAAGTCTTGATGACATTGCTAAAGAAGCGATGATGCGTCACCGTAAAGGATTCCCAACCCGCCAGGGTGGAGCCAAAGTACTGGAGCCGGGTGGTGAATATCACTGGCGTAAAGACGGCGAACGTCACTTATTGAGTCCTGAAGCAATTCAACTGATTCAGGAAGCCACAAGAAAAAATGATTACGACAAATACAAAAAATATTGTACTGTAGTTGACGATCAGGCGACAGCCGCATTCACGTTACGTGGATTGATGGACTTCACTTCAGATCGTAAACCAATTCCTCTCGAAGAAGTAGAATCAGCAGAAAGTATTTTAACCCGTTTTGCTACGGGAGCAATGTCTTTCGGATCTATCTCGTGGGAAGCACACACTACACTTGCCATAGCCATGAACCGCATTGGTTCTAAATCAAACTCAGGCGAAGGTGGTGAAGATCCTGTTCGCTACAGCAAATTACCTAATGGCGACGACATGTGTTCTGCCACCAAACAGATTGCATCCGGACGTTTTGGTGTGAACAGCTACTACCTGAGCATGGCCAAAGAGCTACAGATTAAAATGGCGCAGGGTGCAAAACCGGGCGAAGGTGGTCACCTTCCTGGTCATAAAGTAAATGGCTGGATCGGACGAACACGTAACTCAACTCCGGGAGTGGGATTGATTTCTCCTCCTCCGCACCACGATATTTATTCAATCGAGGATTTGGCGCAGTTGATCTTCGACCTGAAAAACAGTAACCGCGATGCACGTATTAATGTGAAACTGGTTTCTGAAACAGGGGTTGGAACAGTTGCCGCCGGTGTTTGTAAAGCAAAAGCCGATGCCGTTCTTATTTCGGGATTCGATGGAGGAACAGGTGCATCGCCGCTAAGCTCTATTAAACATGCCGGATTGCCATGGGAACTTGGCTTGTCGGAAACACATCAGACACTGGTTCGCAACCGCCTGCGCAACCGTATCGTGGTTCAGGCCGATGGTCAGATGAAGACCTCGCGCGACCTTGCTATAGCTACCTTACTTGGTGCAGAAGAATGGGGAGTGGCCACCATGGCGCTGGTTGTTGAAGGATGTATAATGATGCGTAAATGCCACAGTAATACCTGTCCTGTGGGTGTGGCAACACAAAACGAAAGATTACGCGGAAAATTTAAAGGAAATCCTGATCATGTTGTAAACTACTTCGAATTCCTTGTAGAAGGTCTTCGTGAGATTATGGCAGAACTGGGCTTCCGTACCATTAACGAAATGGTTGGTCAGTCGCAGTGCCTGAAATTCAAAGACGACATTGATCACTGGAAATACAAAGGTCTTGACCTGAGTCCGATTCTTTACAAAGAAGAAATGGGACAGGAAGAAGGTCTTTACAGCAGTAAGAAACAAAATCACCAAATGGAAGAAATTCTTGACTGGAAACTTGTTGAAGCTGCACAAAAAGCGATAAAAAATGGCGAAAAAGTAGCCGCTGAATTCGAGATTAAAAACATCAACCGAAGTACCGGTACTGTTCTCTCGCACGAGGTTACCAAAGTACATAAAGGCGAAGGCTTGCCTGACGGAACCATCCATTTTAAAATGAAAGGTTCGGCAGGACAATCGTTCGGTGCATTTGTTTGCAAAGGTATCGAGCTGGAAGTTGAAGGAGATGCAAACGACTATTTCGGAAAAGGTTTATCCGGCGGTCACTTGTCGATCTACCCTGCTAAAAATGTACAGTTCATTCCGGAGCAAAACATTATTGTAGGTAACGTTTGTTTCTACGGAGCAACAGGTGGCGAGGCTTATATCCGCGGTGTTGCCGGCGAGCGTTTCTGTGTTCGTAACTCGGGTGCACAAGTTGTTGTTGAAGGTATTGGCGACCACGGTTGCGAATACATGACGGGAGGAAAAGCTGTTATCCTTGGAAAAACAGGACGAAACTTCGGTGCAGGTATGTCGGGTGGTATTGCTTATGTTCTCGATATCGACGGAACTTTCCCAAGTCTTTGTAATAAGGGAATGATTCAACTGGAAAGAGTTGAGGATAAGGCTGAACAGGAAGAGCTAAAAGCAATGATCCAAAAACACATGGATAAAACCGAATCAACGGTTGCAGAGTATGTTCTTTCCGATTGGAACGAGATAGTAGGCAAGTTTGTAAAAGTGATTCCTACCGATTACAAGCGCATGCTTACCTACATTGAAGAGGCCCGCAAGACGGGTAAATACGAAAAAGAGTCGGATGTTATTGATGCTGCATTTGATATGCATTTGGCCAATTTGTAATTTTTATAGAAGCTAAGACATGGGAAAGCCAACAGGATTTTTAGAATATAAAAGAGTTTCCAATCCAACTCGTAAAGTTGAGGAACGCCTTAAAGATTGGAACGAGGTATATATATTACGCGATAAAGAAACATGTGAAACACAGGGTGCACGCTGTATGGATTGCGGTGTTCCGTTTTGCCACCGTGGTGCATTGTTGCACAACGGCGCATCGGGCTGTCCGGTTTATAACCTGATTCCCGAATGGAACGACCTGATTTATAAAGGCCAGTGGAAAGAAGCACTTGACCGTCTTCATCACACTAACAATTTTCCTGAATTTACAGGAAGAGTTTGCCCTGCACCTTGCGAAGCAGGATGTGTGTTGGGAATTAA comes from uncultured Draconibacterium sp. and encodes:
- the gltB gene encoding glutamate synthase large subunit, whose translation is MMQTKEPVAKGLYRPEFEHGSCGIGFVANLKGRKKHSVISDALSMLARMEHRGGTGFDIKSGDGAGILLQIPHELFMEECPKQDIKLPQFGEYGVAMIFFPKEDRKRSECKDIIGRNLKKFGLPYLGYRKVPVDNSDLGRDSLASEPYVQQLFIGKPDGMSGEEFERKLFVFRKYTEKLARESVAGLGYNGMNIISCSYKTIIYKGQLTTEQVSLYFKDLTNPLAVSALSLVHSRFSTNTFPSWKLSQPFRYIAHNGEINTNKGNINWMRAREVLLECSAFTQEELEMIFPICDIRDSDSANLDMAIEMLVLSGRSLPHVMMMLIPEAWQNNPDMDPKKKEFYEFYSAMMEPWDGPASVCFTDGVLVGATLDRNGLRPSRYCLTDDDTLIMASETGAIDVPHEKVKIRGRLQPGKMFVADLEQGRIISDEEVKADICSSQPYGDWVKNNMTYLDELPFIPDLELKEPDKKTLFKRQKAFGFTHEDIEVILKPMAKNGGEALGSMGADNPLAVLSDRPVHLAHYFKQLFAQVTNPPIDPIRERIVMDLRTYVGGFKNILTESAEHCRRIAIHQPVLTNEQLIKLAYVDHTHFQTKKISIVFHADEKEGTLETKLERLCQYVEDAIDEAYSIILLSDFAISTDHAPIPSLLAASAVHHHLIRVGKRGKADIIMEAGDVREVHHFATLLGYGVSAVNPYMAIDTIKNLVEEGALGDTSKEDAIKNYVKAIGGGLLKVFSKMGISTLASYQGAQIFEAVGLKQEVVDKYFTGTISRVEGLSLDDIAKEAMMRHRKGFPTRQGGAKVLEPGGEYHWRKDGERHLLSPEAIQLIQEATRKNDYDKYKKYCTVVDDQATAAFTLRGLMDFTSDRKPIPLEEVESAESILTRFATGAMSFGSISWEAHTTLAIAMNRIGSKSNSGEGGEDPVRYSKLPNGDDMCSATKQIASGRFGVNSYYLSMAKELQIKMAQGAKPGEGGHLPGHKVNGWIGRTRNSTPGVGLISPPPHHDIYSIEDLAQLIFDLKNSNRDARINVKLVSETGVGTVAAGVCKAKADAVLISGFDGGTGASPLSSIKHAGLPWELGLSETHQTLVRNRLRNRIVVQADGQMKTSRDLAIATLLGAEEWGVATMALVVEGCIMMRKCHSNTCPVGVATQNERLRGKFKGNPDHVVNYFEFLVEGLREIMAELGFRTINEMVGQSQCLKFKDDIDHWKYKGLDLSPILYKEEMGQEEGLYSSKKQNHQMEEILDWKLVEAAQKAIKNGEKVAAEFEIKNINRSTGTVLSHEVTKVHKGEGLPDGTIHFKMKGSAGQSFGAFVCKGIELEVEGDANDYFGKGLSGGHLSIYPAKNVQFIPEQNIIVGNVCFYGATGGEAYIRGVAGERFCVRNSGAQVVVEGIGDHGCEYMTGGKAVILGKTGRNFGAGMSGGIAYVLDIDGTFPSLCNKGMIQLERVEDKAEQEELKAMIQKHMDKTESTVAEYVLSDWNEIVGKFVKVIPTDYKRMLTYIEEARKTGKYEKESDVIDAAFDMHLANL
- the argH gene encoding argininosuccinate lyase, whose translation is MKLWDKGTPVNKAIEEFTVGKDRELDLFLATHDILGSMAHVTMLESVGLIEKDELPTLLAELKNLYAVAENGDFTIDEGVEDVHSQVEFLLTEKLGDLGKKIHSGRSRNDQVLLDLKLFTRDAIKEIAETTSSLIDILLKRAEETKDILMPGYTHLQVAMPSSFGLWFSAYAESLSDDLELLLSAFNITNQNPLGSAAGYGSSFPLNRQMTTDLLGFNNMNYNVVYAQMGRGKVEKIVSFAIANIAGTLSKLAYDVCLFMSQNFNFVSLPTEFTTGSSIMPHKKNPDVFELTRARCNKLQGVPSQIGMIINNLPSGYFRDLQMVKEIFLPSFKEMNDCLNIVSLAIDKMSVNTEILNDDKYNYLFSVEEVNKLVLQGIPFREAYKQVGAQIENGNFAPEKSVKHSHEGSIGNLCLDSISNKKEEIIKRFLFNKIEEARKDLLK